TAATTCTCTTATCTTAATTCTGAAAGCCTGCATTAAGTTAATAATTAAACCCAAGAACACTTTATATTAACAAGCTTTATATTTCCATTAACAATAGAGAAAACACAATGAATGAAATAGTggagtaattaattaatcaattttctgaaaattccaaatatattttaatcttaAAACAATTCTTAAGATTTTAACGTTGGAAATAAACCAATCAATTTATGACACTATATAGGGCTTCACATGTTATCATTATTCATTAGTTCATTGCAGTTAGCTAGCTTGTTTGACTATGAAGTCAGGTCAATCAAACTTTAAAACACTTGATAAGAGCAAGCTTTTACTGAATGGTTGGTAAACTTTTATTGATTTTTCTCAAATTcaacttttaggaaaaaaaagagtAGCTTATAAGACCTATACAACGCTTTACTGGTAATATTAATTCATTACAATCATTTTGATTCTTTGAGTGCTAACCGATAAGGACAATTTATACCTAGCTTAACAAAGGAAAgaattctttcttttcctttttctttaaagaaaaaacactTATACCTAGCTTAACAATGGAAAAAAACAGACAAAAGGAAGAAAGGAAATAACAACCACTGAATATGTTGAGTAACAAGCATGAGCATTCATCATCTGTCTTGATTCCTCACTATAAATCATTTCATACTCAATACTACTTTGACCTAATTTCCATTGTTTGGTAGTAATAACTACTAATCAAGTCTCTCGTTAACTTCTCTTATTGTTCATCATGCCGCTTATTGAGAGCAACACCACTACCACTGTTCTCAAAAGTGAATGGAAAATCCTGATGAATGACTGTGAAAAATACCTGGAAGACCTTCCCCACGGAAAGCCAACCTCTCATTCAAAGAGTTCCCAGAATCCTCTGCAAGTCAGAGTCAAAGGTGAAGAAGCTCTTCACCCCAGAAGTCATAGCCCTTGGCCCCTACCACCATGACAACCCTGATCTCAAACACTTCCAAAATCACAAGTATTTAGCCGCCAAACAGTTAATTGGAACTAAAACGATAGACAACTTCGAGAAAAAGGTTGAGGATGCCATCTTTGAAGCGAGACTAGTGTTACAAAGAGAAGCTGGAGATAGACGAAGATGAGTTCCTCACAATCATGTTCTTTGATGCTTGTTTCCTCCTCCGCTTCATTGATTTATATGTGCAGGACAACTTGCAAGATCTCCAGATAAGCAAAAATCTTCATGGCTTCATTCTCAGGGATATATTCCTGCTTGAAAACCAGATTCCCTACCGGGTTCTCAAAGCCCTGATGAACTTGACCATGAAGGTGGACATAGACGCGTTCATTAGGAGAGTGATGGAAACCAAAATGCAGACCACAGTGGAAAGTAAAGTTGAACCAATCCACCTTCTAGCCCTCCTCAGAACCACGTTGCTTGGCAAGGCGGCAGGCAACCCAGGTGTAGTGGTAAAAGGAGACTGGCAACTCTTCCGGTCAGTGACTGAGATGAAGGACGTCGGCATTGAGTTCAAGAAAAGTGACACATTCTGTTTGAGAGACATAATATTCAAAGAAGGCTTCATCCACAGCTATCTTTCACTCCCTCGGATAACCATAGATGACTCATTCCAGTCAAGATTCATGAACATGATAGCAATGGAGATGTGCCCGGACAGCAGACTGGAGCATGGGATCCAGTCCTATGTTTGGTTCTTGGACTGTCTCATTCACAGTGCAGATGATGTGAAGGAGATGAGATCGGCAGGTGTACTGTTCAATGCTTTAGGGACCGATGAGCAGGTTGCTAAACTATGCAATGAGATGTCCGAAGATTTGGCTCCTGATTTGCATGAATACCACGAGGTGTTGTATGGGCTTAAGAGGCACAAGAAGAACAAATTTTTAGTGAGGTTTTATAACACTCATTTTACTAGTAGTTGGACTACCATTTCCTTTATTGCTGCAGCTTTTCTTATTATCCTGACGGTGCTGCAAACTGCGTTTCGCTATTTTCCCTCGGGAGTGAGAAGTGAGAAGTGGCTTTTTTGTGACTTGGTTGtgttttttccatcttttaatttgtttcattattttttattaacttcCAGTTTGATGATTAATCTTGATCTATATATAGATTGTTCTACGAAATAAATGGAAATTATCTAATTATCTTTCTCAAACAGCATTGATAACGGGCGTGTAGATGAATTAGCATGTGTGTACATGAAGAAATTCGATGCAAAGGTATTTCGGTAATTTGGCGGGTAACGGGATTTTATGGTTCTATCgggtctatttgatgggaaacgggtcAAGGAACAAAAGTCACAAGTTGgtgatcatcattttcattgagtaataagattttaatcCTTCCTCAATCCTGGTTATCGTTGATCAACAGGAGTTTGGAAGACTTGTTATCGAGTATTCATGCGCGAATCAACGGTCTTAAGTATACCGCTGCATTAGTTTTGTACCAGAGCCGAATCGATCATGCCACCGCGAGGATGAGGTATGGGTCACCCTATGCAAGGGATGGAGGAGATCTACGATCGTGATGATGATGCTAGATTTGAGCAGCGAGTTGGCCGCCTCTTAGACCATCGGGGATGGCAAGATCGTGACGATGGCACTCGACACCATTACAATGAAGATAGGCGTTGGGAATCTGGTATAGGGGTCAATATTCCGAATTTCCATAGTGGACTACAAGCGGAGGAGTTCCTTAACTGGCTGACCATTGTTGAGGAGGTCTTAGAGTTCAGTTTGATGGTTAATCTTGATCTATATATTGATTGTTCTACGAAATGAAAGGAAATTATCTAATTATCTTTCTCAAACAGTAATCCTTTTAAGATTTTGATATgctttaaaattttcttatgaCGCCCCAGAAAGAGCCAAGCAGAATTTGACGGACAAACGACCGCAGTTCCATATGGCTTGACCTAACTACAAGGCCTAATTAAAATTCTTCTTAGATTAgaagaaaacaacaactaatAGAAATAGCATAATATACAAAGTACAACTTAAAGATACAATagaggttcaaatacataaatgcCCAAAATATAAGAGTGTCCAAAATATAGAATTTGGTATCCAAATAACAAATACAACAACTTAAGATACAACtccaaagggaaaaaaatagtaCAACTGGTAGCTTGCTAAATAATCCCCAGGTCTATTGCTCCTAATCATCTGAGaagaatttaaaacaatttcgTGAGCTCACTAGGCTACTAAGTAgtccaaattttgaaaatagaaaCTGGAATTTGCAATATACAGAATAATCAAGGCCAAATGAAGAGCTTGCCAATGTtataaggaaaaagaaggtAGCATAATCAAGTTAAGTGTAGTCATTAACCCACAAATATGGGGAATATCCCGAACTAAAAAtgtaaaacagaaaaataacaaatactCAAATAATAGTGAATGTCTCCAAATTGACTATAGATATAAGGGATCATTTGTTTAACCTCGATGAATTGAGCTAGAATAATAGagctcatttatttacccttggTGACTAGAGCCTAAATATCAGAggttgctattatttcatcgacTGACCGGTGTTAAACTTTCATTTTTATAGAATTCTTGTCAACAAAGCCAGTGTTTCACCCCCACAAATTATGTTGAGCATAGCTCATTTGGAGACAAAAAAATGTTCAAACAATCTTTGAGTCAATGTATAGAGATATTCAGAATTTCCCCGATTTTTCAAATAAGCAGAAATGCACAATTtcatacaaagaaaaataaccaTCTCATGCTACTACTTTATAAAagtaaacaattattttcaaaataactaattaaaatgataattaacTACTCTTTTTAATAGAAAGAtaacacataaataataaatgtgcAAAATAatgggtattttagtaaataaaacaatgaataaacaaataaataatggaaAGAAGGATTAATAAGTTTTTAGTACAGAAGAGGTAGAACGTGggcaccatatatatatatatatatatatatatatgtatgtataaatagTTTCACTAAATGATTAAGCAGGTGCAATAAGTTGTGGAGTAACAA
The DNA window shown above is from Dioscorea cayenensis subsp. rotundata cultivar TDr96_F1 chromosome 12, TDr96_F1_v2_PseudoChromosome.rev07_lg8_w22 25.fasta, whole genome shotgun sequence and carries:
- the LOC120273191 gene encoding uncharacterized protein LOC120273191, whose protein sequence is MFFDACFLLRFIDLYVQDNLQDLQISKNLHGFILRDIFLLENQIPYRVLKALMNLTMKVDIDAFIRRVMETKMQTTVESKVEPIHLLALLRTTLLGKAAGNPGVVVKGDWQLFRSVTEMKDVGIEFKKSDTFCLRDIIFKEGFIHSYLSLPRITIDDSFQSRFMNMIAMEMCPDSRLEHGIQSYVWFLDCLIHSADDVKEMRSAGVLFNALGTDEQVAKLCNEMSEDLAPDLHEYHEVLYGLKRHKKNKFLVRFYNTHFTSSWTTISFIAAAFLIILTVLQTAFRYFPSGVRSEKWLFCDLVVFFPSFNLFHYFLLTSSLMINLDLYIDCSTK